In Ruania zhangjianzhongii, the following proteins share a genomic window:
- a CDS encoding RidA family protein codes for MVKKALSTTKAPAAAHSFSQGVHAGPIVQISGQGPQDPETGEYVFPGDVGRQTWRTLENVRHIVEASGGTFDDVISLRVFLTDQSEFAGMNEAYEAFVREHTPSGTLPARTTVFVGLPWPQMLVEIDGMAVIGQ; via the coding sequence ATCGTGAAGAAGGCACTGTCCACCACGAAAGCACCCGCGGCCGCCCACTCGTTCTCCCAGGGGGTCCACGCCGGGCCGATCGTGCAGATCTCCGGTCAGGGTCCGCAGGACCCGGAGACAGGGGAGTACGTCTTTCCAGGCGACGTGGGCCGGCAGACCTGGCGGACGCTCGAGAACGTGCGCCACATCGTGGAAGCCTCCGGTGGCACCTTCGACGACGTGATCTCCCTGCGGGTCTTCCTCACCGACCAGTCGGAGTTCGCGGGTATGAACGAGGCCTACGAGGCATTCGTCCGTGAGCACACCCCGTCGGGGACCCTGCCCGCCCGCACCACGGTGTTCGTCGGCCTGCCCTGGCCGCAGATGCTCGTAGAGATCGACGGGATGGCCGTCATCGGGCAGTGA
- a CDS encoding dihydrodipicolinate synthase family protein, producing MSSPVSRGTVQGLVPIVATPFRPNGELDLPSLRRLIEFQLASGVDGVAIFGMASEAFALTQADRQQVLATVTDVVAGQCPIVAGINGTSTITAIEQIHDIGGAAHTLMVLPPFMVKPTAGQLVDFYGDVAGVAVASDTQVMVQDAPGATGVSMAPALVAELADLDGVTSVKVEAPPTVPKVAAVRAALADRGTAILGGQNAQFVLEEYSRGAVGTMPACEFVDVLGPILTAWQAGRADEARREFAALLPLIVFGLQQGIAWAVHKEVLLARGIIDHSTVRSPAQDLDAPGRASLTAIMSALALPTYG from the coding sequence GTGTCATCCCCTGTATCGCGCGGCACCGTCCAGGGCCTCGTCCCCATCGTGGCTACGCCATTCCGGCCGAACGGTGAACTCGATCTGCCTTCACTCCGCCGCTTGATCGAGTTTCAGCTTGCGAGCGGGGTCGACGGCGTGGCGATCTTCGGCATGGCCAGCGAGGCCTTCGCGCTGACCCAGGCCGACCGTCAGCAGGTGCTTGCCACTGTGACCGACGTTGTCGCTGGTCAGTGTCCGATCGTGGCGGGCATCAACGGCACGTCCACCATCACCGCTATCGAGCAGATCCACGACATCGGGGGTGCTGCGCACACGCTGATGGTGCTCCCGCCCTTCATGGTGAAACCGACAGCCGGTCAACTGGTGGACTTCTACGGTGACGTCGCCGGAGTCGCCGTAGCGAGCGATACGCAGGTGATGGTTCAGGATGCACCCGGCGCGACAGGCGTGAGTATGGCGCCAGCGCTCGTTGCCGAGCTCGCCGACCTCGACGGCGTCACGTCGGTCAAGGTCGAGGCGCCACCTACGGTGCCGAAGGTCGCTGCGGTACGTGCTGCTCTCGCTGACCGCGGCACAGCCATCCTCGGCGGGCAGAACGCGCAGTTCGTGCTTGAGGAATATAGCCGCGGAGCCGTCGGCACGATGCCGGCCTGCGAGTTCGTCGATGTGCTGGGCCCCATTCTGACCGCGTGGCAGGCCGGGCGGGCCGATGAGGCACGGCGTGAGTTCGCGGCGCTGCTACCGCTGATCGTGTTCGGCTTGCAGCAGGGCATCGCCTGGGCGGTACACAAGGAGGTCCTGCTCGCGCGCGGGATCATCGACCACAGCACCGTGCGCTCCCCCGCCCAGGACCTCGATGCTCCGGGTCGGGCATCCCTGACGGCAATCATGTCCGCACTGGCTCTGCCGACTTACGGCTAG
- a CDS encoding SDR family NAD(P)-dependent oxidoreductase — translation MAVRGVLVIGASSPIGAAIGQQFADSGALVVGVSADASDDPAFVHHMVADLSEPEQTSNVVERTLEEIRGLDVVVLAAAAMPVASAECTTDVQWRTALGATLDSAFFVSRAVLPHLRRGSAIVAVTSINATLAAPSLPAYAAAKAGVEGLVRQLALEYGPRGVRVNAVAPAMIGNGDLPDVTAGYPLMRTGQPADVAAAVDFLASPAAGFITGAVLPVDGGLSIASPAAWLRPDLRARWLPE, via the coding sequence ATGGCTGTGCGCGGTGTACTCGTCATCGGTGCCTCTTCGCCTATCGGTGCGGCCATCGGACAGCAGTTCGCCGACAGTGGCGCACTGGTAGTCGGAGTCTCCGCGGACGCCAGTGATGACCCTGCGTTCGTGCACCACATGGTGGCCGATCTCTCCGAGCCCGAGCAGACAAGCAACGTCGTCGAGCGCACGCTCGAGGAGATCCGTGGTCTTGACGTGGTCGTGTTGGCGGCCGCGGCGATGCCGGTGGCTTCGGCTGAATGCACCACGGACGTCCAGTGGCGTACCGCACTCGGCGCCACCTTGGACTCGGCGTTCTTCGTCAGCCGCGCCGTCTTGCCCCATCTGAGGCGCGGAAGTGCGATCGTCGCAGTGACCTCGATCAATGCGACGCTGGCTGCACCCAGTCTCCCTGCCTATGCGGCCGCCAAAGCAGGCGTGGAGGGGCTGGTCCGTCAACTAGCACTGGAGTACGGCCCACGAGGCGTGCGGGTGAACGCAGTAGCGCCCGCGATGATCGGGAATGGCGACCTGCCGGACGTCACTGCCGGCTACCCCTTGATGAGGACAGGCCAGCCGGCCGATGTCGCTGCAGCCGTCGACTTTCTCGCATCACCAGCAGCGGGGTTCATCACCGGAGCGGTGCTGCCCGTGGACGGCGGCCTCTCGATCGCGTCACCGGCGGCCTGGCTTCGGCCGGACCTCCGAGCGCGCTGGCTTCCGGAGTGA